One genomic segment of Mastomys coucha isolate ucsf_1 unplaced genomic scaffold, UCSF_Mcou_1 pScaffold22, whole genome shotgun sequence includes these proteins:
- the Rpl13 gene encoding 60S ribosomal protein L13, whose amino-acid sequence MAPSRNGMILKPHFHKDWQQRVDTWFNQPARKIRRRKARQAKARRIAPRPASGPIRPIVRCPTVRYHTKVRAGRGFSLEELRVAGIHKKMARTIGISVDPRRRNKSTESLQANVQRLKEYRSKLILFPRKPSAPKKGDSSAEELKLATQLTGPVMPIRNVYKKEKARVITEEEKNFKAFASLRMARANARLFGIRAKRAKEAAEQDVEKKK is encoded by the exons ATGGCACCCAGCCGGAATGGCATGATCCTGAAGCCCCACTTCCACAAGGATTGGCAGCAGCGAGTGGACACGTGGTTCAACCAGCCGGCACGCAAGATCCGCCG GCGAAAGGCCCGGCAGGCGAAAGCGCGCCGCATTGCCCCTCGTCCCGCGTCCGGCCCCATCAGGCCCATCGTGAGGTGCCCTACAGTTAGATACCACACCAAGGTCCGGGCTGGCAGGGGCTTCAGCCTGGAGGAACTCAGG GTGGCTGGTATCCACAAGAAAATGGCTCGCACCATCGGCATCTCTGTGGACCCAAGGAGGAGAAACAAATCCACTGAATCACTGCAGGCCAACGTGCAGCGCCTGAAGGAGTACCGCTCCAAGCTCATACTATTCCCCAGGAAGCCTTCTGCTCCAAAGAAGGGAGACAGTTCT GCTGAAGAACTTAAATTAGCCACCCAGCTGACAGGACCTGTGATGCCCATCCGGAAT GTGTACAAAAAGGAGAAGGccagagttatcacagaggaagagaagaacttCAAGGCCTTTGCCAGTCTCCGAATGGCCCGTGCCAATGCCCGGCTCTTTGGCATCCGAGCAAAAAGGGCCAAGGAAGCTGCAGAGCAAGAcgttgaaaagaaaaagtaa